A single genomic interval of Labrus bergylta chromosome 18, fLabBer1.1, whole genome shotgun sequence harbors:
- the nin gene encoding ninein isoform X4, translated as MDHFVKGRLLSCGMDDAQEQDHYEERLKELFNSFDGSSCGSLCLEELSDLCESLHLEEAAAALMQTLLQDQDRRAARVDFEQFKEALILVLSSSTEPVPAETETFPRAESPEIQPKFVKGSKRYGRRTTPEFIEPFSGTPEVRNAYSVEEEDPENVPRKRERWIAQETSPEEYEAEGQMHLWNPDELSTPRGAGVPLSSCLEDRLREACSELEIAWDGCADHNDLLALCEHLGLEIHVDILQNLTADGLMNVHQFVSMVTNQNKPPTPSASTPYRQLKRHHSTQPFDEGGRRIATPSALSSTIGMRLFSTLDDGSGFTAVEEVLDAWMEEGIENSAEILQALNFSLNEKLSLSDLTMALENELLVTKNGIHQAALASFKAEIRYLLEQVDRELREKEKIRSDLEKAEKQKTQLATEVDEHHSAIEHMNNLNLRKLEQEHREKLAAVRSELTKEMDLMQQQAGLQREELEAEVEKIKEDECFLRDHLSISVKENRRLEMELLDSTDKLEEAQIQISKLQSSLDNIIKERFGDLDLGSADLFLQEERIKQLRSSYEAQCRELQDRIDELQSELQEFHGLGRVLQPGQKSLCEELETKSPGMESDPGIGSEDVQTFSMSLEAEMMLEQLKEQHLQEMEDLRKQLERKINEFDQMVEKQRATHDEQKAALALQHQQEVQALREETDRFQVQTQELQSRLQEAHQERTQAEERKELEDLQEVKRLRQQLLETHTHSAHLEERLKTLEDQQEQSMEELRRQHAEEIRRLEEEHVEICEDRLREERQKVQGEKAELEKRLLEDYQTEKKLLQQSQEEELKIRGEEVKRRCEEKCEEVVQSLTEKWHREKAQLDEHNNEALQLLLEEEMLRLVREQEEKEATLREQLEERHEEALLRERGRVQVREEQLEEEREQLEREKEKEEKRLQVLISEERALLEERHQEAVKELTANHSEEREALSSTLDKLREDIVHERREIQSSFTLRIKEVEDRFSGDHEALEKRFQADVMRLEQNYQTQLKALSDGHAQQELLWEAQIQEAEEHRGLLEERERHELQAGHQQEVEELVMKNQQLQNELLDFISMAQTKEIELSMQLNDLHNRLQESLKTKDELLAQAEKKACEIELLLNQTVDDFKHEREEHVSSQTQLQTQYNQLLSMSERQSAERMDLLHERDHWKLRMEEMEMLLEQATLDFEVEREELQERTSMLQRNQEKEREELVAERHALQKRVRDLDMKLRQALSYTEHVMEGEDRETWRDPPDLDNNHSEREGEGSSPQEVRSSDEDTQNKEALESFEEEDPVGLEDSADPHKVCVGSPERPFSVREAGHVCDSEGDCAPDAVDSLDEGKEREPSVVRPQATEENVLLLEKISLLQQKTELLENLLAHNSEKMKNGQQILEENYGLKVKMLLLMEHVKELEIKALKMTDLQIRYEDCLCENSKVKEQNVELEKRVWSLESRMSLFPELQDQVVLVDEISRMRDENNKLSELFAELERSRESLLAERPDTGAPESLADESLLDQDLEGCCEEFEEQNSRLRRAITELQSRSQTLNQTTQTQRSETSRLAEENFVLRKKITTLKEEDLKEAQGELIQKLEHLKKGKMSAQRVAENLKKQISELRLQSQQLEDENGMLSEKNAQNIVDMETLRQQLAELIKDEDQNKLTACVSALEAELTAALEDAAKLEERNVQLSEQLSELREKNHVLEMSLHSSSLQNTKLYREEVCGLMEQDQLLLRRENERLQVEVHDIRGDLLQSREKIHQLDATISSLKQNRQQSQSSALQTALEQENATLRRELEAQRELNKGCEASRGHADVESLQQENEALRAQMTRMSSQLMESFQAQLVGLLPPSPHRIPRGQHRAEDPDNQQGPMAEQRAAHADSYRRIGGL; from the exons ATGGATCATTTTGTGAAG GGCCGGCTGCTGTCCTGTGGGATGGACGACGCCCAGGAGCAGGACCACTACGAGGAGCGGCTCAAAGAACTTTTTAACAGTTTTGATGGCAGCAGCTGCGGCTCGCTGTGCCTGGAGGAACTGTCTGACCTCTGTGAGTCCCTTCACCTGGAAGAGGCCGCAGCAGCTCTGATGCAGACCCTGCTGCAGGACCAGGACCGGCGTGCTGCCAGG GTTGACTTCGAGCAGTTCAAGGAGGCCCTGATTCTGGTTCTGTCTTCGAGCACGGAGCCTGTTCCAGCAGAAACGGAGACCTTCCCTAGAGCAG AGTCTCCGGAGATCCAACCTAAGTTTGTAAAGGGCAGTAAACGCTATGGCCGCCGCACCACGCCGGAGTTCATCGAGCCATTTTCAGGCACGCCTGAAGTCAGGAATGCGTActcggtggaggaggaggacccaGAGAACGTTCCAAGGAAGCGTGAG CGCTGGATCGCTCAGGAAACGAGCCCGGAGGAGTACGAGGCCGAAG GTCAGATGCATCTCTGGAACCCGGACGAGCTGAGCACGCCGCGAGGAGCCGGCGttcctctgtccagctgtttGGAGGATAGACTGCGTGAAGCGTGCAGCGAGCTGGAGATAGCATGGGACGGATGTGCTGACCATAACGATCTGCTCGCTCTTTGTGAACACCTGGGCCTGGAG attcATGTGGACATTCTCCAAAATCTGACCGCAGACGGACTAATGAATGTTCACCagtttgtttccatggtaacaaaccaaaacaaacctcCAACGCCGTCCGCCTCCACGCCCTACAGACAACTGAAACGACACCACTCCACTCAG CCCTTCGATGAAGGAGGTCGTAGAATAGCGACTCCTTCGGCTCTGAGCAGCACCATCGGCATGCGCCTGTTCTCCACACTCGATGACGGCTCTGGTTTCACTGCGGTCGAGGAGGTCCTGGACGCCTGGATGGAGGAGGGAATAGAAAACAGCGCTGAGATCCTGCAG GCTCTGAATTTCAGCCTCAATGAAAAACTGAGTCTTAGTGACCTCACCATGGCACTAGAGAACGAGCTGCTCGTCACCAAGAATGGGATCCACCAGGCGGCGCTGGCGAGCTTCAAAGCTGAGATCAGATATTTGCT AGAGCAAGTTGACAGAGAGCTcagggagaaggagaaaatCCGATCTGACCTTGAGAAAGCTGAGAAACAGAAAACTCAGCTGGCCACTGAGGTGGATGAGCATCACTCTGCCATCGAGCACATGAACAACCTCAATCTCAG gaagctggagcaggagcacagagagaagctgGCAGCCGTCCGGTCGGAGCTGACCAAAGAGATGGACCTGATGCAGCAGCAGGCCGGCCTGCAGCGCGAGGAGCTGGAGGCGGAGGTGGAGAAGATCAAAGAGGATGAATGTTTTCTCAGAGACCACCTGTCCATCTCTGTCAAG gAGAACAGACGTCTGGAGATGGAGCTGCTGGACAGCACCGACAAACTTGAGGAGGCTCAGATCCAGATCAGCAAACTGCAGAGCAGTTTGGACAACATTATAAAAGAGAGG TTTGGAGACTTGGACCTTGGCAGTGCAGACCTCTTCCTGCAGGAGGAACGTATTAAACAGCTCCGCAGCAGCTACGAGGCTCAGTGCAGG GAGCTGCAGGATCGAATCGACGAGCTGcagtcagagctgcaggagtTTCACGGCCTCGGACGAGTTCTGCAGCCCGGACAAAAAAGTCTCTGTGAGGAGCTGGAGACCAAGAGCCCGGGCATGGAGTCTGATCCAG GAATCGGCTCAGAGGACGTTCAGACGTTCAGCATGAGCCTGGAGGCAGAGATGATGTTGGAGCAGCTGAAGGAGCAGCACCTTCAGGAGATGGAGGATTTAAGAAAGCAGCTGGAGAGGAAG ATCAATGAGTTCGACCAGATGGTAGAGAAGCAGAGGGCCACACACGACGAGCAGAAGGCCGCCTTAGCGCTGCAGCACCAGCAGGAGGTCCAGGCTCTGAGGGAGGAGACGGATCGTTTTCAGGTCCAGACTCAGGAGCTCCAGAGCCGGCTGCAGGAGGCTCATCAGGAGCGGACGCAGGCCGAGGAGAGGAAGGAGCTTGAGGACCTGCAGGAGGTGAAACGTCTCAGACAACAGCTGctggagacacacactcacagcgcTCACCTGGAGGAGCGGCTGAAGACTCTAGAAgatcagcaggagcagagcatggaggagctgaggagacAGCATGCTGAGGAGATCAGGAGACTGGAGGAGGAGCATGTGGAGATCTGTGAAGACAgactgagagaggagagacagaaagtaCAGGGAGAGAAGGCAGAGTTAGAGAAAAGACTGTTAGAGGATTATCAGAcagagaagaagctgctgcagcagagccaagaggaggagctgaagatcagaggagaggaggtgaagaggaggtgtgAGGAGAAGTGTGAGGAGGTAGTGCAGAGCCTGACGGAGAAGTGGCACAGAGAGAAGGCTCAGTTAGACGAGCACAACAACGAggctctgcagctgctgttagAGGAGGAGATGTTGAGGCTGGtcagggagcaggaggagaaggaggccACGCTCAgggagcagctggaggagcgCCATGAGGAGGctctgctgagagagagagggagggtacaggtgagggaggagcagctggaggaggagagggagcagctggagagagagaaggagaaggaggagaagaggctGCAGGTGTTGATTTCAGAGGAGAGGGCTCTTCTAGAGGAACGCCACCAAGAGGCCGTGAAGGAGCTGACGGCCAATCACAGCGAGGAGAGGGAGGCCCTGAGCAGCACGCTGGACAAACTACGAGAAGACATCGTCCACGAGAG GAGAGAAATCCAGAGCAGCTTCACGCTGAGAATCAAAGAAGTAGAAGATCGTTTCTCAGGCGACCACGAGGCGCTGGAAAAGCGTTTCCAAGCGGATGTCATGAGACTGGAACAGAACTACCAAACCCAGCTGAAGGCTCTCTCTGACGGCCACGCCCAGCAGGAGCTCCTGTGGGAGGCTCAGATCCAGGAGGCGGAGGAGCACAGGGGACTGCTGGAGGAGAGGGAACGCCACGAGCTGCAGGCTGGTCATCAACAGGAAGTAGAAGAACTGGTCATGAAAAACCAGCAGCTGCAGAACGAGCTGCTGGACTTCATCAGCATGGCTCAGACCAAAGAGATCGAGCTCAGCATGCAGCTCAACGACCTCCATAACCGTCTGCAGGAGAGCCTGAAGACCAAAGACGAGCTCCTGGCTCAGGCGGAGAAGAAAGCCTGCGAGATCGAACTCCTTCTCAACCAGACGGTGGATGACTTTAAACACGAGAGAGAAGAACATGTGAGCAGCCAGACGCAGCTTCAGACTCAGTACAACCAGCTGCTGAGCATGTCTGAGAGGCAGAGCGCCGAGCGGATGGATCTGCTGCATGAGCGCGACCATTGGAAGTTACggatggaggagatggagatgcTGCTGGAACAGGCCACGCTGGACTTTGAGGTTGAGAGGGAGGAGCTACAGGAACGCACATCAATGCTTCAGAGAAaccaggagaaagagagagaggagctggtGGCAGAGAGACATGCTCTccaaaagagagtgagagacttAGACATGAAGCTAAGACAGGCTTTGTCTTACACAGAACATGTTATggaaggagaagacagagaaaCATGGAGGGATCCTCCTGACCTGGATAATAAccattcagagagagagggggaggggtcaTCTCCTCAGGAAGTCCGTAGTTCAGATGAAGATACTCAGAACAAAGAGGCTCTGGAGTCGTTTGAGGAGGAGGATCCCGTGGGGCTGGAGGACTCAGCTGACCCAcataaagtgtgtgtgggtTCTCCAGAGAGGCCTTTCAGCGTGAGAGAAGCTGGACATGTTTGTGATTCTGAGGGTGACTGTGCACCTGACGCTGTGGACAGTCTGGATgaaggaaaggagagggagCCTTCAGTGGTGAGACCACAGGCCACAGAGGAAAACGTCCTCCTGCTGGAGAAGATTTCTCTGCTTCAACAGAAGACGGAGCTGCTGGAGAATCTTCTGGCTCACAACagtgaaaagatgaaaaatggcCAACAGATACTGGAGGAGAACTATGGCCTGAAAGTGAAGATGCTGCTGTTAATGGAGCACGTGAAAGAGCTGGAGATCAAGGCCTTGAAGATGACTGACCTGCAGATCCGATATGAAGACTGCTTGTGTGAAAACTCCAAAGTGAAGGAGCAGAATGTGGAGCTGGAGAAGAGAGTGTGGAGCCTGGAGAGCAGGATGAGTCTGTTCCCGGAGCTCCAGGATCAGGTGGTTCTGGTGGATGAGATCAGCAGGATGAGGGACGAGAACAATAAACTCTCTGAGCTGTTTGCtgagctggagaggagcagggagagtCTGTTGGCCGAACGCCCGGACACCGGAGCGCCCGAGAGCCTGGCTGACGAGTCCCTGCTGGATCAAGATCTGGAGGGATGCTGTGAGGAGTTTGAGGAGCAGAACAGCAGACTCCGCCGAGCCATCACGGAGCTCCAGAGCAGGTCTCAGACATTAAACCAAACAACACAGACGCAGAG ATCTGAGACCAGCCGCCTGGCTGAAGAAAACTTTGTCCTCAGGAAGAAGATCACCACGCTGAAGGAAGAGGACCTGAAGGAGGCCCAGGGAGAGCTAAT ACAAAAGTTGGAGCACTTAAAGAAAGGGAAGATGTCAGCTCAGAGGGTGGCAGAGAACCTTAAGAAACAG ATCAGCGAGCTGCGTCTGCAGAGCCAGCAGCTGGAGGACGAGAACGGGATGCTGTCCGAGAAAAACGCCCAAAACATTGTGGACATGGAGACTCTCAGACAGCAGCTGGCTGAGCTGATAAAGGACGAGGACCAGAACAAG CTGACagcgtgtgtgtctgctctGGAGGCTGAGCTGACCGCAGCTCTGGAGGATGCTGCAAAGCTTGAGGAGAGAAATGTCCAGCTGTCAGAGCAGCTTTCTGAGCTCAGAGAGAAG AACCATGTTTTGGAGATGAGCCTGCACTCAAGCAGCCTCCAGAACACAAAGCtgtacagagaggaggtgtgtggTCTGATGGAGCAGGACcagctgctgctgaggaggGAGAACGAGCGGCTTCAGGTCGAAGTTCACGACATCAGAGGAGACCTGCTGCAATCCAGAGAAAAG